From the genome of Salvelinus namaycush isolate Seneca chromosome 10, SaNama_1.0, whole genome shotgun sequence, one region includes:
- the LOC120054866 gene encoding fizzy-related protein homolog isoform X1 encodes MDQEYQRRLLRQINIQNENTSPIKVTEVMRNLTPNNSPMSSPSKHGDRFIPSRAGANWNINFHRINENEKSPSPTRKTKDVTSDSSKADGLAYSALLKNELLGAGIDKVQDPQTEDRRLQPSTPEKRSLFSYSLSARSTTDEDNGISPYSLSPVSSKSQKLLRSPRKQTRKISKIPFKVLDAPELQDDFYLNLVDWSALNVLSVGLGTCVYLWSACTSQVTRLCDLSVEGNSVTSVGWSERGNHVAVGTHKGYVQIWDAAAGKKLFTLEGHTARVGALAWNADQLSSGSRDRMILQRDIRTPPLQSDRQLQGHRQEVCGLKWSTDHQLLASGGNDNKLLVWNHSSTAPVQQYTDHLAAVKAIAWSPHQHGLLASGGGTADRCIRFWNTLTAQPLQCMDTGSQVCNLAWSKHANELVSTHGYSQNQILVWKYPALSQVAKLTGHSYRVLYLAMSPDGEAIVTGAGDETLRFWNLFSKTRSTKESVSVLNLFTRIR; translated from the exons ATGGACCAAGAGTATCAGCGTCGCCTGCTTCGGCAGATCAACATTCAGAACGAAAACACCAGCCCCATT AAGGTGACCGAGGTGATGCGGAACCTGACGCCCAACAACTCCCCAATGTCCTCTCCCAGCAAGCATGGTGACAGATTCATCCCATCCCGTGCAGGGGCCAACTGGAACATCAACTTCCACAGAATCAAT GAGAATGAGAAATCACCAAGTCCGACTAGAAAAACAAAGGATGTGACATCTGATAGCAGCAAAG CAGATGGGCTGGCCTACTCTGCTTTGCTGAAAAATGAGCTGCTCGGAGCAGGCATTGACAAAGTTCAGGACCCCCAGACAGAGGACAGACGGTTGCAGCCATCCACGCCGGAAAAGAGGAGTCTCTTCAGT TACTCACTCAGTGCTAGGAGCACAACAGATGAGGACAATGGCATCTCTCCCTACTCATTGTCACCTGTCAGTAGCAAAAG TCAGAAGTTGCTACGGTCACCCAGGAAGCAGACTCGTAAAATCTCAAAGATCCCATTCAAGGTCTTGGATGCTCCAGAACTACAGGATGACTTCTACCTCAACCTTGTGGACTGGTCTGCTTTAAATGTGCTGAGTGTTGGCTTAGGCACATGCGTCTATCTCTGGAGTGCCTGCACCAGCCAG GTAACTCGTCTGTGTGACTTATCAGTGGAGGGAAATTCTGTTACATCCGTGGGCTGGTCAGAGAGA GGCAATCATGTGGCGGTGGGGACTCACAAAGGCTACGTACAGATCTGGGATGCAGCAGCTGGCAAAAAGCTCTTTACGCTAGAGGGTCACACTGCTAGAGTTG GTGCACTGGCATGGAACGCAGACCAGTTGTCATCAGGTAGTCGAGACCGTATGATCCTGCAGAGGGACATTCGCACACCACCTCTCCAGTCTGACCGTCAGTTGCAGGGTCACCGGCAGGAAGTGTGTGGTCTGAAGTGGAGTACAGACCACCAGCTGCTTGCCTCTGGGGGCAACGACAATAAG CTGCTTGTGTGGAACCACTCTAGTACGGCACCAGTGCAGCAGTACACGGATCACCTAGCTGCAGTCAAAGCCATCGCCTGGTCCCCCCACCAGCACGGGCTGTTGGCATCTGGGGGAGGAACGGCTGACCGCTGCATTCGCTTCTGGAACACACTCACCGCACAGCCACTGCAGTGCATGGACACAGGCTCGCAGGTCTGCAACCTGGCATGGTCGAAACATGCCAATGAACTG GTCAGCACACATGGTTACTCTCAGAATCAGATCCTGGTGTGGAAATATCCTGCACTCAGTCAAGTAGCCAAGCTTACTGGACACTCGTACAGGGTGCTCTACCTG GCAATGTCTCCTGATGGTGAGGCCATCGTCACAGGGGCTGGTGATGAAACGCTACGCTTCTGGAATCTCTTTAGTAAAACACGGTCAACAAAG GAATCGGTGTCAGTTTTAAACCTCTTTACCAGGATAAGATAA
- the LOC120054866 gene encoding fizzy-related protein homolog isoform X2, with amino-acid sequence MDQEYQRRLLRQINIQNENTSPIKVTEVMRNLTPNNSPMSSPSKHGDRFIPSRAGANWNINFHRINENEKSPSPTRKTKDVTSDSSKDGLAYSALLKNELLGAGIDKVQDPQTEDRRLQPSTPEKRSLFSYSLSARSTTDEDNGISPYSLSPVSSKSQKLLRSPRKQTRKISKIPFKVLDAPELQDDFYLNLVDWSALNVLSVGLGTCVYLWSACTSQVTRLCDLSVEGNSVTSVGWSERGNHVAVGTHKGYVQIWDAAAGKKLFTLEGHTARVGALAWNADQLSSGSRDRMILQRDIRTPPLQSDRQLQGHRQEVCGLKWSTDHQLLASGGNDNKLLVWNHSSTAPVQQYTDHLAAVKAIAWSPHQHGLLASGGGTADRCIRFWNTLTAQPLQCMDTGSQVCNLAWSKHANELVSTHGYSQNQILVWKYPALSQVAKLTGHSYRVLYLAMSPDGEAIVTGAGDETLRFWNLFSKTRSTKESVSVLNLFTRIR; translated from the exons ATGGACCAAGAGTATCAGCGTCGCCTGCTTCGGCAGATCAACATTCAGAACGAAAACACCAGCCCCATT AAGGTGACCGAGGTGATGCGGAACCTGACGCCCAACAACTCCCCAATGTCCTCTCCCAGCAAGCATGGTGACAGATTCATCCCATCCCGTGCAGGGGCCAACTGGAACATCAACTTCCACAGAATCAAT GAGAATGAGAAATCACCAAGTCCGACTAGAAAAACAAAGGATGTGACATCTGATAGCAGCAAAG ATGGGCTGGCCTACTCTGCTTTGCTGAAAAATGAGCTGCTCGGAGCAGGCATTGACAAAGTTCAGGACCCCCAGACAGAGGACAGACGGTTGCAGCCATCCACGCCGGAAAAGAGGAGTCTCTTCAGT TACTCACTCAGTGCTAGGAGCACAACAGATGAGGACAATGGCATCTCTCCCTACTCATTGTCACCTGTCAGTAGCAAAAG TCAGAAGTTGCTACGGTCACCCAGGAAGCAGACTCGTAAAATCTCAAAGATCCCATTCAAGGTCTTGGATGCTCCAGAACTACAGGATGACTTCTACCTCAACCTTGTGGACTGGTCTGCTTTAAATGTGCTGAGTGTTGGCTTAGGCACATGCGTCTATCTCTGGAGTGCCTGCACCAGCCAG GTAACTCGTCTGTGTGACTTATCAGTGGAGGGAAATTCTGTTACATCCGTGGGCTGGTCAGAGAGA GGCAATCATGTGGCGGTGGGGACTCACAAAGGCTACGTACAGATCTGGGATGCAGCAGCTGGCAAAAAGCTCTTTACGCTAGAGGGTCACACTGCTAGAGTTG GTGCACTGGCATGGAACGCAGACCAGTTGTCATCAGGTAGTCGAGACCGTATGATCCTGCAGAGGGACATTCGCACACCACCTCTCCAGTCTGACCGTCAGTTGCAGGGTCACCGGCAGGAAGTGTGTGGTCTGAAGTGGAGTACAGACCACCAGCTGCTTGCCTCTGGGGGCAACGACAATAAG CTGCTTGTGTGGAACCACTCTAGTACGGCACCAGTGCAGCAGTACACGGATCACCTAGCTGCAGTCAAAGCCATCGCCTGGTCCCCCCACCAGCACGGGCTGTTGGCATCTGGGGGAGGAACGGCTGACCGCTGCATTCGCTTCTGGAACACACTCACCGCACAGCCACTGCAGTGCATGGACACAGGCTCGCAGGTCTGCAACCTGGCATGGTCGAAACATGCCAATGAACTG GTCAGCACACATGGTTACTCTCAGAATCAGATCCTGGTGTGGAAATATCCTGCACTCAGTCAAGTAGCCAAGCTTACTGGACACTCGTACAGGGTGCTCTACCTG GCAATGTCTCCTGATGGTGAGGCCATCGTCACAGGGGCTGGTGATGAAACGCTACGCTTCTGGAATCTCTTTAGTAAAACACGGTCAACAAAG GAATCGGTGTCAGTTTTAAACCTCTTTACCAGGATAAGATAA
- the LOC120054866 gene encoding fizzy-related protein homolog isoform X3, with protein sequence MDQEYQRRLLRQINIQNENTSPIKVTEVMRNLTPNNSPMSSPSKHGDRFIPSRAGANWNINFHRINENEKSPSPTRKTKDVTSDSSKADGLAYSALLKNELLGAGIDKVQDPQTEDRRLQPSTPEKRSLFSYSLSARSTTDEDNGISPYSLSPVSSKSQKLLRSPRKQTRKISKIPFKVLDAPELQDDFYLNLVDWSALNVLSVGLGTCVYLWSACTSQVTRLCDLSVEGNSVTSVGWSERGNHVAVGTHKGYVQIWDAAAGKKLFTLEGHTARVGALAWNADQLSSGSRDRMILQRDIRTPPLQSDRQLQGHRQEVCGLKWSTDHQLLASGGNDNKLLVWNHSSTAPVQQYTDHLAAVKAIAWSPHQHGLLASGGGTADRCIRFWNTLTAQPLQCMDTGSQVSTHGYSQNQILVWKYPALSQVAKLTGHSYRVLYLAMSPDGEAIVTGAGDETLRFWNLFSKTRSTKESVSVLNLFTRIR encoded by the exons ATGGACCAAGAGTATCAGCGTCGCCTGCTTCGGCAGATCAACATTCAGAACGAAAACACCAGCCCCATT AAGGTGACCGAGGTGATGCGGAACCTGACGCCCAACAACTCCCCAATGTCCTCTCCCAGCAAGCATGGTGACAGATTCATCCCATCCCGTGCAGGGGCCAACTGGAACATCAACTTCCACAGAATCAAT GAGAATGAGAAATCACCAAGTCCGACTAGAAAAACAAAGGATGTGACATCTGATAGCAGCAAAG CAGATGGGCTGGCCTACTCTGCTTTGCTGAAAAATGAGCTGCTCGGAGCAGGCATTGACAAAGTTCAGGACCCCCAGACAGAGGACAGACGGTTGCAGCCATCCACGCCGGAAAAGAGGAGTCTCTTCAGT TACTCACTCAGTGCTAGGAGCACAACAGATGAGGACAATGGCATCTCTCCCTACTCATTGTCACCTGTCAGTAGCAAAAG TCAGAAGTTGCTACGGTCACCCAGGAAGCAGACTCGTAAAATCTCAAAGATCCCATTCAAGGTCTTGGATGCTCCAGAACTACAGGATGACTTCTACCTCAACCTTGTGGACTGGTCTGCTTTAAATGTGCTGAGTGTTGGCTTAGGCACATGCGTCTATCTCTGGAGTGCCTGCACCAGCCAG GTAACTCGTCTGTGTGACTTATCAGTGGAGGGAAATTCTGTTACATCCGTGGGCTGGTCAGAGAGA GGCAATCATGTGGCGGTGGGGACTCACAAAGGCTACGTACAGATCTGGGATGCAGCAGCTGGCAAAAAGCTCTTTACGCTAGAGGGTCACACTGCTAGAGTTG GTGCACTGGCATGGAACGCAGACCAGTTGTCATCAGGTAGTCGAGACCGTATGATCCTGCAGAGGGACATTCGCACACCACCTCTCCAGTCTGACCGTCAGTTGCAGGGTCACCGGCAGGAAGTGTGTGGTCTGAAGTGGAGTACAGACCACCAGCTGCTTGCCTCTGGGGGCAACGACAATAAG CTGCTTGTGTGGAACCACTCTAGTACGGCACCAGTGCAGCAGTACACGGATCACCTAGCTGCAGTCAAAGCCATCGCCTGGTCCCCCCACCAGCACGGGCTGTTGGCATCTGGGGGAGGAACGGCTGACCGCTGCATTCGCTTCTGGAACACACTCACCGCACAGCCACTGCAGTGCATGGACACAGGCTCGCAG GTCAGCACACATGGTTACTCTCAGAATCAGATCCTGGTGTGGAAATATCCTGCACTCAGTCAAGTAGCCAAGCTTACTGGACACTCGTACAGGGTGCTCTACCTG GCAATGTCTCCTGATGGTGAGGCCATCGTCACAGGGGCTGGTGATGAAACGCTACGCTTCTGGAATCTCTTTAGTAAAACACGGTCAACAAAG GAATCGGTGTCAGTTTTAAACCTCTTTACCAGGATAAGATAA
- the LOC120054866 gene encoding fizzy-related protein homolog isoform X4, whose translation MDQEYQRRLLRQINIQNENTSPIKVTEVMRNLTPNNSPMSSPSKHGDRFIPSRAGANWNINFHRINENEKSPSPTRKTKDVTSDSSKADGLAYSALLKNELLGAGIDKVQDPQTEDRRLQPSTPEKRSLFSYSLSARSTTDEDNGISPYSLSPVSSKSQKLLRSPRKQTRKISKIPFKVLDAPELQDDFYLNLVDWSALNVLSVGLGTCVYLWSACTSQVTRLCDLSVEGNSVTSVGWSERGNHVAVGTHKGYVQIWDAAAGKKLFTLEGHTARVGALAWNADQLSSGSRDRMILQRDIRTPPLQSDRQLQGHRQEVCGLKWSTDHQLLASGGNDNKLLVWNHSSTAPVQQYTDHLAAVKAIAWSPHQHGLLASGGGTADRCIRFWNTLTAQPLQCMDTGSQVCNLAWSKHANELVSTHGYSQNQILVWKYPALSQVAKLTGHSYRVLYLESVSVLNLFTRIR comes from the exons ATGGACCAAGAGTATCAGCGTCGCCTGCTTCGGCAGATCAACATTCAGAACGAAAACACCAGCCCCATT AAGGTGACCGAGGTGATGCGGAACCTGACGCCCAACAACTCCCCAATGTCCTCTCCCAGCAAGCATGGTGACAGATTCATCCCATCCCGTGCAGGGGCCAACTGGAACATCAACTTCCACAGAATCAAT GAGAATGAGAAATCACCAAGTCCGACTAGAAAAACAAAGGATGTGACATCTGATAGCAGCAAAG CAGATGGGCTGGCCTACTCTGCTTTGCTGAAAAATGAGCTGCTCGGAGCAGGCATTGACAAAGTTCAGGACCCCCAGACAGAGGACAGACGGTTGCAGCCATCCACGCCGGAAAAGAGGAGTCTCTTCAGT TACTCACTCAGTGCTAGGAGCACAACAGATGAGGACAATGGCATCTCTCCCTACTCATTGTCACCTGTCAGTAGCAAAAG TCAGAAGTTGCTACGGTCACCCAGGAAGCAGACTCGTAAAATCTCAAAGATCCCATTCAAGGTCTTGGATGCTCCAGAACTACAGGATGACTTCTACCTCAACCTTGTGGACTGGTCTGCTTTAAATGTGCTGAGTGTTGGCTTAGGCACATGCGTCTATCTCTGGAGTGCCTGCACCAGCCAG GTAACTCGTCTGTGTGACTTATCAGTGGAGGGAAATTCTGTTACATCCGTGGGCTGGTCAGAGAGA GGCAATCATGTGGCGGTGGGGACTCACAAAGGCTACGTACAGATCTGGGATGCAGCAGCTGGCAAAAAGCTCTTTACGCTAGAGGGTCACACTGCTAGAGTTG GTGCACTGGCATGGAACGCAGACCAGTTGTCATCAGGTAGTCGAGACCGTATGATCCTGCAGAGGGACATTCGCACACCACCTCTCCAGTCTGACCGTCAGTTGCAGGGTCACCGGCAGGAAGTGTGTGGTCTGAAGTGGAGTACAGACCACCAGCTGCTTGCCTCTGGGGGCAACGACAATAAG CTGCTTGTGTGGAACCACTCTAGTACGGCACCAGTGCAGCAGTACACGGATCACCTAGCTGCAGTCAAAGCCATCGCCTGGTCCCCCCACCAGCACGGGCTGTTGGCATCTGGGGGAGGAACGGCTGACCGCTGCATTCGCTTCTGGAACACACTCACCGCACAGCCACTGCAGTGCATGGACACAGGCTCGCAGGTCTGCAACCTGGCATGGTCGAAACATGCCAATGAACTG GTCAGCACACATGGTTACTCTCAGAATCAGATCCTGGTGTGGAAATATCCTGCACTCAGTCAAGTAGCCAAGCTTACTGGACACTCGTACAGGGTGCTCTACCTG GAATCGGTGTCAGTTTTAAACCTCTTTACCAGGATAAGATAA